One genomic window of Daphnia pulex isolate KAP4 chromosome 12, ASM2113471v1 includes the following:
- the LOC124209739 gene encoding apolipoprotein D-like, with translation MSSSFGTKCLIFLLVAVGCYHSANAQVFALAQCPNVQVVSPFDADKYLGTWYNNRNYFAIFQAGLDCITANYAKNSDNITVTNTGFNIITRTKQIALGSARVVEPGKLNVYFPGSPSSQAPNYLILDTDYDSYAVVWSCSNLGPVSLRFAWILTRAQVPPTATVNKALAVFQGYAINVNKLKVTNQNNCPT, from the exons ATGTCTTCTAGCTTTGGTACAAAGTGTTTGATATTTCTGTTAGTTGCAGTGGGATGCTACCATTCCGCAAATGCCCAAGTGTTTGCCTTGGCTCAATGTCCAAACGTCCAAGTTGTCTCGCCCTTCGATGCCGACAAG TACTTGGGCACATGGTACAACAACCGAAACTACTTTGCCATCTTCCAAGCTGGACTGGATTGCATAACAGCCAATTACgcaaaaaattcagacaatatcACTGTTACAAACACAGGATTCAATATTAT CACAAGAACTAAACAAATAGCGCTCGGATCAGCTCGTGTCGTAGAGCCCGGTAAActaaatgtttattttcccGGAAGTCCCT CTTCACAGGCCCCAAATTATTT GATACTTGATACCGACTACGACAGTTACGCTGTTGTCTGGAGTTGCTCAAATCTTGGGCCCGTCAGCTTAC GCTTTGCATGGATCCTAACTCGTGCTCAAGTCCCCCCCACTGCTACAGTCAACAAGGCGCTAGCTGTATTTCAGGGCTATGCCATCAACGTAAACAAATTGAAAGTGACCAATCAAAACAATTGTCCCACCTGA
- the LOC124209737 gene encoding lazarillo protein-like, which yields MFICSKWWFCFLTALLECHRTVVHAQVFALGSCPNLNVVSEFKMDQYLGKWYSNRSYFSLFMSGLECVTAEYVRNGPKVTVKNIGIKRITRMRSTTTGTVRHVEPPNGKLNVVFSGDPAQGSANYWILGTDYTSYSVVWSCMHFGIEPINTRIAWVLTREQHPTNATIEAALDVLKKNGIDQSKLRLTNQHNC from the exons ATGTTTATCTGTTCGAAATGGtggttttgtttcttgacGGCGTTACTAGAATGTCATCGGACAGTGGTACATGCCCAAGTGTTTGCATTAGGCTCCTGCCCGAACCTCAACGTCgtttcagaatttaaaatgGATCAG TACTTAGGTAAATGGTACAGCAACCGcagctatttttctttattcatgtCTGGTCTGGAATGTGTGACCGCCGAATATGTGAGGAACGGGCCAAAAGTAACCGTGAAAAATAtcggaataaaaagaat CACTAGAATGAGATCAACTACAACTGGGACAGTTCGTCATGTCGAACCTCCGAACGGAAAGCTTAACGTGGTATTTTCCGGTGATC CTGCCCAGGGAAGCGCTAATTATTGGATACTTGGCACCGACTACACTTCTTACTCTGTTGTGTGGAGCTGCATGCATTTCGGAATTGAACCAATCaatacaa GAATTGCGTGGGTGTTGACACGCGAACAACATCCAACGAACGCCACCATCGAGGCTGCGTTAGATGTGctcaagaaaaatggaatcgaTCAGAGCAAACTGAGGTTGACGAATCAACACAATTGCTGA
- the LOC124209736 gene encoding apolipoprotein D-like, with product MLSYSKLWLCLLIALLGCSYRTVVDAQVYSLGSCPGVNVVSNFDVDKYTGKWYENRSYFAIFQIGLDCITAEYTKSDTGVTVKNEGTKKILRTKSIVTGTARQLEAPNGKLGVTFASIPFAPADAPYWVLGTDYTSYAVVWSCTNRAFFNSQIAWILTRDQFPSTDTINTALAVLAANGISQNPLKTTTQNNC from the exons ATGCTAAGCTATTCAAAATTGTGGCTTTGTTTATTGATTGCGCTACTAGGATGCAGCTATCGAACGGTGGTAGATGCCCAAGTCTACTCACTGGGCTCTTGTCCAGGCGTCAACGTCGTATCCAACTTTGATGTCGATAAA TACACGGGCAAGTGGTACGAAAACCGCAGTTACTTTGCCATCTTTCAGATTGGCCTAGATTGCATAACGGCCGAATATACCAAGAGCGATACGGGAGTAACAGTAAAAAACGAAGGAaccaaaaaaat TCTTCGAACTAAATCAATCGTAACTGGAACAGCTCGTCAACTAGAAGCTCCAAATGGCAAACTCGGAGTAACATTTGCTAGCATTCCTT TTGCTCCGGCTGACGCACCTTACTGGGTTTTGGGCACCGACTACACTTCCTATGCCGTAGTATGGAGCTGTACCAACAGAGCATTTTTCAACTCAC AAATTGCGTGGATTCTGACCCGTGATCAGTTCCCTTCAACGGACACAATCAACACGGCGCTAGCCGTTTTGGCAGCGAATGGCATCAGCCAGAATCCACTGAAGACAACGACTCAAAATAATTGCTGA
- the LOC124209735 gene encoding uncharacterized protein LOC124209735 isoform X2, whose translation MRSSSSLSLLLLFRLCNWASGSSIIQRPDDQQQPRRIPPNQSDAAATNAATDAGSTSSSSSASRWLSTWMLQEGQQAHRDTVPVIKSIKSRGFLVGDFCDDADQCNSGLPHTVCNAMTQRCECDSDFPIIVDNSICVPPLKLGEDCLYDQSCQYYDRNSVCALSDQGTAHECRCRAAFRPSITLESISQTSLCLPEPHGPWLKSDVPTVIGLGVGMSIFMALTCLVLRLFSRARFAQDQARGYGNAHLAPPSSVSTTINHTHTDGKHPPRPNYHRQVSITDSETAAPTGRRQSNHSATYEAKSPMRNHRGETSANRESTSAQPDNAEDRTPAPLHRSDNSIRSSLD comes from the exons ATGCGGTCGTCTTCCAGCCTGTCGCTTTTATTGCTATTCCGCTTGTGCAACTGGGCGTCGGGGTCTTCCATCATCCAACGGCCGGACGATCAGCAACAGCCGAGGAGAATCCCTCCCAATCAATCAG ATGCCGCCGCCACTAACGCCGCCACCGACGCCGgatcaacatcatcatcatcatcggcaTCTCGATGGTTATCGACTTGGATGTTGCAGGAAGGGCAGCAGGCGCATCGGGACACGGTTCCGGTGATCAAGTCGATCAAGAGTCGAGGCTTCCTAGTGGGCGACTTTTGCGACGACGCCGATCAGTGCAATTCCGGACTGCCTCACACCGTTTGCAACGCCATGACGCAACGCTGCGAGTGCGACTCCGACTTCCCCATCATCGTCGACAACTCCATCTGCGTCCCAC CTTTGAAGCTGGGCGAAGATTGCCTCTACGATCAGTCGTGTCAGTACTACGACCGCAACTCCGTTTGCGCCTTGTCGGACCAAGGCACCGCTCATGAATGTCGTTGCCGGGCGGCATTCCGTCCGTCCATCACGCTCGAATCCATTTCGCAAACTAGCCTTTGCCTCCCAG aaccGCACGGACCTTGGTTGAAATCCGATGTGCCAACGGTCATCGGATTGGGTGTCGGCATGTCCATTTTCATGGCGCTGACCTGCCTCGTTTTGAGACTCTTCAGCCGGGCTCGTTTCGCTCAAGATCAAGCCCGAGGCTACGGCAACGCTCACTTGGCTCCGCCGTCCAGCGTCAGTACGACCATCAACCACACTCACACAG ATGGAAAGCATCCGCCGCGACCCAACTACCACCGACAGGTATCCATCACCGATTCCGAGACAGCTGCACCCACAG GTCGAAGGCAGAGCAACCACTCGGCAACGTACGAAGCCAAGAGCCCCATGAGGAATCACCGAGGCGAGACATCTGCAAACCGCGAATCCACCAGCGCTCAACCGGATAATGCCGAAGATCGAACGCCAGCCCCACTCCATCGATCCGACAATTCCATACGCTCCAGCCTGGATTGA
- the LOC124209735 gene encoding uncharacterized protein LOC124209735 isoform X1, whose protein sequence is MRSSSSLSLLLLFRLCNWASGSSIIQRPDDQQQPRRIPPNQSDAAATNAATDAGSTSSSSSASRWLSTWMLQEGQQAHRDTVPVIKSIKSRGFLVGDFCDDADQCNSGLPHTVCNAMTQRCECDSDFPIIVDNSICVPPLKLGEDCLYDQSCQYYDRNSVCALSDQGTAHECRCRAAFRPSITLESISQTSLCLPEPHGPWLKSDVPTVIGLGVGMSIFMALTCLVLRLFSRARFAQDQARGYGNAHLAPPSSVSTTINHTHTDGKHPPRPNYHRQVSITDSETAAPTDIGARRTNSINNGGHHHSRGSFYGRRQSNHSATYEAKSPMRNHRGETSANRESTSAQPDNAEDRTPAPLHRSDNSIRSSLD, encoded by the exons ATGCGGTCGTCTTCCAGCCTGTCGCTTTTATTGCTATTCCGCTTGTGCAACTGGGCGTCGGGGTCTTCCATCATCCAACGGCCGGACGATCAGCAACAGCCGAGGAGAATCCCTCCCAATCAATCAG ATGCCGCCGCCACTAACGCCGCCACCGACGCCGgatcaacatcatcatcatcatcggcaTCTCGATGGTTATCGACTTGGATGTTGCAGGAAGGGCAGCAGGCGCATCGGGACACGGTTCCGGTGATCAAGTCGATCAAGAGTCGAGGCTTCCTAGTGGGCGACTTTTGCGACGACGCCGATCAGTGCAATTCCGGACTGCCTCACACCGTTTGCAACGCCATGACGCAACGCTGCGAGTGCGACTCCGACTTCCCCATCATCGTCGACAACTCCATCTGCGTCCCAC CTTTGAAGCTGGGCGAAGATTGCCTCTACGATCAGTCGTGTCAGTACTACGACCGCAACTCCGTTTGCGCCTTGTCGGACCAAGGCACCGCTCATGAATGTCGTTGCCGGGCGGCATTCCGTCCGTCCATCACGCTCGAATCCATTTCGCAAACTAGCCTTTGCCTCCCAG aaccGCACGGACCTTGGTTGAAATCCGATGTGCCAACGGTCATCGGATTGGGTGTCGGCATGTCCATTTTCATGGCGCTGACCTGCCTCGTTTTGAGACTCTTCAGCCGGGCTCGTTTCGCTCAAGATCAAGCCCGAGGCTACGGCAACGCTCACTTGGCTCCGCCGTCCAGCGTCAGTACGACCATCAACCACACTCACACAG ATGGAAAGCATCCGCCGCGACCCAACTACCACCGACAGGTATCCATCACCGATTCCGAGACAGCTGCACCCACAG ATATCGGGGCGCGTAGGACTAACTCGATCAACAACGGCGGTCACCATCACTCGCGGGGATCCTTCTACG GTCGAAGGCAGAGCAACCACTCGGCAACGTACGAAGCCAAGAGCCCCATGAGGAATCACCGAGGCGAGACATCTGCAAACCGCGAATCCACCAGCGCTCAACCGGATAATGCCGAAGATCGAACGCCAGCCCCACTCCATCGATCCGACAATTCCATACGCTCCAGCCTGGATTGA
- the LOC124209738 gene encoding apolipoprotein D-like, translated as MSNYIQVSIWLLIAAGCYQKLVRAQLFQRGNCPEVKAFPDFNLNEYVGKWYENRKTISNFQNRIAQRCVNVQFNETDGKIIVKNSGIQRFTRRNIVLSGHARHPDTTKGEFVVNFLGNASYADEKFVILGTDYKTYSVLWSCVDVGPTHLYNLWVHTRDPNPSSETIEMALDVVKRNALDETKLRMTNRRNC; from the exons ATGTCGAACTATATTCAAGTTTCAATTTGGCTTTTGATTGCCGCTGGATGCTATCAAAAACTGGTACGAGCGCAGCTGTTCCAACGCGGTAACTGCCCAGAAGTAAAAGCTTTTCCTGATTTCAACCTCAATGAA TACGTAGGAAAATGGTACGAAAATCGCAAAACAATTTCCAACTTTCAAAATAGAATAGCACAGCGTTGTGTGAACGTTCAATTCAACGAAACGGATGGAAAAATCATCGTCAAAAACAGCGGAATACAAAGATT TACGAGGAGAAACATCGTGCTCTCTGGACATGCACGTCATCCAGACACCACGAAGGGCGAATTTGTCGTAAATTTTCTTGGAAACG CTTCGTATGCGGACGAAAAATTCGTGATTTTGGGAACTGACTACAAAACATATTCTGTTCTTTGGAGCTGTGTCGATGTAGGACCTACACATTTAT ATAACCTGTGGGTTCATACTCGTGATCCAAATCCATCGAGCGAGACAATTGAAATGGCATTGGATGTCGTGAAGCGGAATGCTCTGGATGAAACTAAATTGAGGATGACAAACCGGAGAAATTGTTAA